One stretch of Tenacibaculum sp. MAR_2010_89 DNA includes these proteins:
- a CDS encoding HupE/UreJ family protein encodes MNFKSKRTILLLIILIFIPLISFAHGVDDKTQIFLLNNKGIAFGPFLYIGAKHMVTGYDHLLFLIGVIFFLYKTKEIITYITFFTIGHSITLLIGVLASININIFLIDAIIALSIIYKGFDNLGGFKTFIGKQPNTKKAVLIFGLFHGFGLASKLQEFEFDKDGLFVNLLGFNLGVEVGQFLALGFVLLCISFWRQYDSYLKFSKTTNVLLMAAGFLLLGYQLTGYLTS; translated from the coding sequence ATGAATTTTAAAAGTAAACGAACAATCCTGTTATTAATTATTTTAATTTTTATTCCTTTAATAAGTTTTGCTCATGGTGTAGATGATAAAACACAGATATTTTTATTAAATAATAAAGGAATAGCATTTGGTCCTTTTCTCTATATAGGAGCTAAACATATGGTTACAGGTTATGACCATTTACTTTTTTTAATTGGAGTGATATTCTTTTTGTACAAAACAAAAGAAATTATAACTTACATTACTTTTTTTACTATAGGACATAGTATAACACTTCTTATAGGGGTTTTAGCTAGCATTAATATCAATATATTTTTGATAGATGCAATTATTGCATTGTCAATAATTTATAAAGGATTTGATAACCTAGGAGGTTTTAAAACCTTTATAGGAAAACAACCTAATACTAAAAAAGCAGTATTAATTTTTGGTTTATTTCATGGTTTTGGATTAGCTTCTAAATTACAAGAGTTTGAGTTTGATAAAGATGGCCTTTTTGTAAACTTATTAGGGTTTAATCTAGGAGTAGAAGTAGGTCAATTTTTAGCTTTAGGTTTTGTTTTATTGTGTATTTCTTTTTGGAGACAATATGATAGTTATCTAAAATTTTCTAAAACTACTAATGTACTTTTAATGGCAGCTGGATTTTTATTATTAGGGTATCAATTAACAGGATATTTAACTTCTTAA
- a CDS encoding TonB-dependent receptor domain-containing protein, producing MKLLITFLSFLFISFSIYAQKNTGIGQISGIITDSINEPLPYATVVLKNIKKEIIEGTVTEERGNFVFTKLNKGEYFLEIQYIGFISIEKSIKISDNKKSIDLGSIALKEDSKTLEEVIVKGEASEVSLKLGKKVFRVGKDITTQGGVATDVLNNVPSVNVSPNGTISLRGNSNVQILINGRRSGLTQTQALEQLSADVIEKIEVITNPSAKYDASGGAGIINIILKKNRKSGLNGQVRLVVGIPDDYRALGNVNFKTKKFNFFTNLGIRYTNYEGDYSKKQETIKNGVTTYLTQNEDENRHDDGKLFYFGTDYYLNAQNTITLAYYRNETEDTDTTSLDYDISTSMNIKNSISTLGNSKEKRDYNQLEANYTKEFDSSNTKFTIDFQYDFWNSNKIWNLETEQTYPIKAPIATIQTSGITNTDDITIQTDYTTTTGKKGHLEFGGKYENRKIVNEFLAEELKNGSFEIINGINNKLNYKEKIIAAYTQYNTKINKFNFQFGLRLEATKVSIGSEIKQLNLKNNYTNLFPSATIGYEFKNNLSGQLSYSKRIRRPSLWQLNPFLELKDFTARFTGNPLLQPSYTDSFELSFNYRKKKFRLSPSLYYSDTKDVFQYETVEDSQGVFVQSPINLENEKRYGFELSGSYNPLKWLRFSGDFNAYNYKQTGIINSSDATISDKTWFVNLSTSIQIPKGVRLQTRMYHIGKRVNVQTTTLPITYMNFAVSKSLFKNNGNLILNISNPFNSSKVRENIVGSNYKINQIRNRNAQRFSLSFVYKFNQKPSDKNRSANRSNRN from the coding sequence ATGAAGTTACTTATTACGTTTTTAAGTTTTTTGTTTATTAGTTTTTCAATTTATGCTCAAAAAAATACCGGCATAGGACAAATATCAGGTATAATAACAGACAGTATAAATGAACCTTTACCCTATGCTACAGTTGTATTAAAAAATATTAAAAAAGAAATTATTGAAGGAACTGTAACTGAAGAAAGAGGAAATTTTGTTTTTACTAAATTAAATAAAGGTGAGTATTTTTTAGAAATTCAATATATAGGTTTCATTTCTATAGAAAAATCAATAAAAATTTCTGATAATAAAAAAAGCATTGATCTAGGTAGTATTGCACTGAAAGAAGACTCTAAGACATTAGAAGAGGTTATTGTAAAAGGAGAAGCGTCTGAAGTTTCTTTAAAATTGGGTAAAAAAGTATTTAGGGTAGGTAAAGACATTACTACACAAGGAGGAGTTGCAACAGATGTTCTTAACAATGTTCCTTCCGTTAATGTAAGCCCTAATGGTACTATAAGTTTACGAGGAAATTCAAATGTTCAAATTTTAATTAATGGAAGAAGATCAGGTTTAACTCAGACGCAAGCATTAGAGCAGTTATCTGCAGATGTTATAGAAAAAATAGAGGTAATAACAAATCCTTCAGCAAAGTATGATGCTTCAGGTGGAGCTGGTATTATTAATATAATTCTAAAGAAAAATAGAAAATCAGGTTTAAATGGTCAGGTACGGTTGGTAGTAGGAATTCCAGATGATTATAGAGCTTTAGGAAATGTGAATTTCAAAACTAAAAAGTTTAATTTTTTTACAAACTTAGGAATTCGTTATACAAATTATGAAGGAGATTATTCAAAAAAGCAGGAAACAATAAAAAATGGAGTTACAACATATTTAACTCAAAATGAAGATGAAAATAGACATGATGATGGGAAGTTATTTTATTTTGGAACCGATTATTATTTAAATGCACAGAACACGATAACTCTAGCTTATTACAGGAATGAAACTGAAGATACTGATACAACATCATTAGATTATGATATTTCAACATCTATGAATATTAAAAACTCAATTTCCACCCTTGGAAATTCAAAAGAAAAAAGAGATTATAATCAATTAGAAGCCAATTACACTAAAGAATTCGATTCGAGTAACACTAAATTCACTATAGATTTTCAATACGACTTTTGGAACAGTAATAAAATTTGGAATTTGGAAACTGAACAAACCTATCCAATAAAAGCTCCAATAGCAACAATTCAAACTAGTGGTATAACAAATACTGATGATATTACCATTCAAACTGATTACACAACTACTACTGGAAAAAAAGGGCATTTAGAGTTTGGAGGAAAGTATGAAAATAGAAAAATTGTAAATGAATTTTTAGCTGAAGAATTAAAAAATGGAAGTTTTGAAATTATTAATGGGATCAATAATAAATTAAATTATAAAGAGAAGATAATTGCAGCTTACACTCAATATAATACTAAAATTAATAAATTTAATTTTCAATTCGGTTTGCGTTTAGAAGCAACAAAAGTATCTATAGGTAGTGAAATTAAACAATTAAATTTAAAAAATAATTATACGAATTTATTTCCTTCAGCAACTATTGGGTATGAGTTTAAAAATAACTTATCAGGGCAACTTAGTTATAGTAAAAGAATTAGAAGACCTTCTTTGTGGCAATTAAATCCCTTTTTGGAGTTAAAAGATTTTACAGCACGCTTTACTGGTAATCCTTTGTTACAACCAAGTTATACAGATTCATTTGAACTATCTTTTAACTATAGAAAAAAGAAATTTAGATTGAGTCCATCTCTTTATTATTCTGATACAAAAGATGTTTTTCAGTATGAAACTGTTGAAGATTCTCAAGGTGTATTTGTTCAATCTCCAATTAATTTAGAAAATGAAAAACGCTATGGTTTTGAGCTTTCTGGGTCATATAATCCATTAAAGTGGTTACGCTTTTCGGGAGATTTTAATGCTTATAATTATAAACAAACAGGAATTATAAATTCTTCAGATGCAACTATTTCTGATAAAACTTGGTTTGTAAATCTTTCAACAAGTATACAAATACCAAAAGGGGTAAGGCTACAAACAAGAATGTATCATATTGGAAAAAGAGTAAATGTACAAACTACTACATTACCAATAACTTATATGAACTTTGCAGTTAGTAAAAGTTTATTTAAAAATAATGGTAATCTTATATTAAATATTTCAAATCCATTTAATAGTAGTAAGGTTAGAGAAAATATTGTAGGAAGTAATTATAAAATAAATCAAATAAGAAATAGAAATGCTCAGAGATTTAGTCTAAGTTTTGTTTATAAATTTAATCAAAAACCTTCAGACAAAAATAGAAGTGCTAATAGAAGCAATAGGAATTAA
- a CDS encoding histidine kinase yields MKKALYIIIFLLFSSCYHTKNDSRYIMTDVSETLFKIGDNSLWAKKNYDDSDWSTQKIIPKKDKIFWARKEINITKSPDSLQVIGLGIHSFGAYEVYWDGIFIGRNGLPGNELKREKIGTTNESFIIPNSLLNKGNHSIALRMSQLYEKKDTRNVYTYILEYDYLITYKLKDTIYINILAGAFLLTCIYYLFLFINDKKQYTMLLFSLSSLLFFLLIIMEYIKFYIPIHYSSFILRLKVIGVLTLLISFLVPYYFSIQFPFKHFKKLIVVYAIFLLLIYRFYSHSFDLTALFLSQMMWLSSTMIISYAIYKKQKSAIIILIGLILSFIIYKISIYDVSLFVSFSIISLCMFYLLSVKLKDQRVAFEYSIAESTRLKYELLKKNIQPHFLMNTLTSLIDWVEESPEKGVEFIEALAEEFDVLNQVENEKLIPISQEIKLCKSHLNVMKYRKEVDYIWEDEGVLNDKNQTIPPAVIHTLLENGITHCSPLNNNTMKFKLSVKSTNENLIYTFITYGEVRNKIKNKTGGTGFKYVKARLTESYGQSWEFTSNSINNGWENVIKINNI; encoded by the coding sequence ATGAAAAAAGCACTTTACATAATTATCTTTCTTCTTTTTAGCTCATGCTATCATACAAAAAATGATAGTAGATATATTATGACAGATGTCTCGGAAACTTTATTTAAAATTGGAGACAATAGTTTATGGGCTAAAAAAAATTATGATGACAGCGATTGGAGTACACAAAAGATAATTCCAAAAAAGGATAAAATATTTTGGGCTAGAAAAGAAATTAATATCACAAAATCTCCAGATTCTCTTCAGGTAATTGGTTTAGGTATTCATTCTTTTGGTGCCTACGAAGTTTATTGGGATGGAATTTTTATTGGTAGAAATGGGCTGCCTGGAAATGAACTTAAAAGAGAAAAAATAGGGACAACCAATGAAAGTTTTATTATACCCAATAGCTTACTTAATAAAGGTAATCATTCTATAGCCTTAAGAATGTCTCAACTTTATGAAAAAAAAGATACACGAAATGTTTATACGTATATATTAGAATATGATTACCTAATAACATATAAATTAAAAGATACTATTTATATAAACATTTTAGCAGGAGCATTTTTGCTCACTTGTATTTACTATCTTTTTTTATTCATTAATGATAAAAAACAATATACAATGTTGCTATTCAGTTTATCTAGCCTTTTGTTTTTTCTCTTAATTATTATGGAATATATTAAGTTTTACATACCTATCCATTATTCAAGTTTCATACTTCGTTTAAAAGTAATTGGTGTCTTAACCTTATTAATTTCTTTTTTGGTTCCTTATTATTTTTCTATTCAGTTTCCTTTCAAACATTTTAAAAAACTTATAGTAGTGTATGCTATTTTCTTATTGTTAATCTATAGGTTTTATTCTCATTCATTTGATTTAACAGCTCTTTTTCTATCACAGATGATGTGGCTATCTTCAACTATGATAATTTCTTATGCTATCTATAAAAAGCAAAAAAGTGCTATTATTATTTTAATAGGTTTGATATTAAGTTTTATCATTTATAAAATTTCAATTTATGATGTTAGTTTATTTGTTAGTTTTAGTATCATTTCTTTATGTATGTTTTATTTATTGTCTGTAAAACTAAAAGATCAAAGAGTAGCCTTTGAGTATTCAATAGCTGAGTCTACACGATTGAAATATGAATTACTTAAAAAGAATATTCAACCTCACTTTTTAATGAATACATTAACATCTTTAATAGATTGGGTAGAAGAATCTCCTGAAAAAGGTGTGGAATTTATTGAAGCACTAGCAGAAGAATTTGATGTATTAAATCAAGTTGAAAATGAAAAATTAATTCCTATATCACAAGAAATAAAGCTATGTAAAAGTCATTTAAATGTTATGAAATATAGAAAAGAAGTCGATTATATTTGGGAAGATGAAGGCGTATTAAATGATAAAAACCAAACCATTCCTCCTGCAGTTATTCACACACTTCTTGAGAATGGAATTACACACTGCTCTCCTTTAAATAACAATACTATGAAATTTAAATTAAGTGTAAAATCAACTAATGAAAATTTAATATATACATTTATAACCTATGGAGAAGTACGAAATAAAATTAAAAATAAGACTGGAGGTACAGGGTTTAAATATGTAAAAGCAAGATTAACTGAAAGCTATGGTCAATCATGGGAGTTTACCTCTAACTCTATAAATAATGGTTGGGAAAATGTAATTAAAATAAACAACATATGA
- a CDS encoding LytTR family DNA-binding domain-containing protein, giving the protein MRILIIEDESRIAKRIERMTKEFFLNTLENITCLYSLPEGLDYIKKNKLDLVLLDLNLNGESGFNILKNSVSEDFHTIIISANKHEALTAFEYGVLDFIPKPFNKSRLDQAFNRIIKKEGVTTENLQFLAIKKRNGIQLININEVIYIKGAGVYTEVYLTNGEKELHDKSLEKLSQLLPQTFYRIHKSYLVKIIEIKEIIIQSGSKYSIELKNNDILPVGRTRYKTLKESLL; this is encoded by the coding sequence ATGAGGATTTTAATTATTGAAGATGAATCAAGAATTGCAAAAAGAATTGAACGTATGACCAAAGAATTCTTTTTAAATACTTTAGAAAATATAACTTGTTTGTACTCATTACCTGAAGGACTAGACTATATCAAAAAAAACAAACTTGATTTAGTTTTACTTGATTTGAATTTAAACGGTGAAAGTGGATTTAACATCTTAAAAAATAGTGTATCAGAAGATTTTCATACAATTATTATTTCTGCAAATAAACATGAAGCTTTAACTGCTTTTGAATACGGAGTATTAGATTTTATACCTAAACCGTTCAATAAATCTAGGTTAGATCAAGCTTTTAATAGAATTATTAAAAAAGAAGGGGTTACTACTGAAAATTTACAGTTTTTAGCAATAAAAAAAAGAAATGGGATTCAGTTAATTAATATTAATGAAGTAATCTACATAAAGGGAGCAGGTGTATACACTGAGGTTTACCTAACAAATGGAGAAAAAGAGCTACATGATAAATCTTTAGAAAAACTTTCTCAACTATTACCTCAAACCTTTTACCGCATTCATAAATCTTATTTGGTTAAAATTATAGAGATTAAGGAAATAATAATACAGTCAGGAAGCAAATACTCTATTGAGTTAAAAAACAATGATATCCTACCTGTAGGTAGAACAAGGTATAAAACATTAAAGGAATCATTATTATAA
- the fabG gene encoding 3-oxoacyl-[acyl-carrier-protein] reductase, with protein sequence MKLLENKTAIITGATRGIGRGIALEFAAQGANVAFTYSSSVDAAKALEKELTDLGVKAIGYQSNAAEFDAAQELAKDVLKEFGTIDILVNNAGITKDNLLMRISEDDFDKVIQVNLKSVFNLTKAVIRPMMKQRAGSIINMSSVVGLKGNAGQANYAASKAGILGFSKSVALELGSRNIRSNVVAPGFIETEMTAKLDEKVVEGWRNEIPLKRGGSPKDIANACVFLASDMSAYITGQTLSVDGGMLT encoded by the coding sequence ATGAAACTTTTAGAAAATAAAACAGCAATTATAACTGGAGCAACCAGAGGTATTGGGAGAGGAATTGCCTTAGAATTTGCAGCACAAGGAGCTAATGTTGCTTTCACGTACAGTTCATCTGTAGATGCTGCTAAAGCATTAGAAAAAGAATTAACAGATTTAGGTGTAAAAGCTATAGGATACCAATCTAATGCAGCTGAATTTGATGCAGCTCAAGAATTAGCTAAAGATGTTTTAAAGGAATTTGGAACAATAGATATTTTGGTAAATAATGCAGGTATTACTAAAGATAATTTATTAATGCGTATTTCTGAAGATGATTTTGATAAGGTTATACAAGTAAATTTAAAGTCTGTTTTTAATTTAACAAAAGCTGTAATTCGTCCAATGATGAAACAACGTGCAGGCTCAATTATTAATATGAGTTCTGTTGTAGGTTTAAAAGGAAATGCAGGGCAGGCAAATTATGCTGCTTCTAAAGCTGGTATTTTAGGTTTTTCTAAATCTGTAGCATTAGAGTTAGGTTCTAGAAATATAAGAAGTAATGTAGTTGCTCCTGGTTTTATTGAAACTGAAATGACTGCTAAGTTAGACGAGAAAGTAGTTGAAGGCTGGCGTAATGAAATTCCTTTAAAAAGAGGAGGAAGTCCTAAAGATATAGCAAATGCTTGCGTGTTTTTAGCATCTGATATGAGTGCGTATATTACAGGGCAAACATTATCAGTTGATGGAGGAATGCTTACATAG
- a CDS encoding pitrilysin family protein, with amino-acid sequence MMKFKLLLVSMLLVFVSSCKQSTTTNNEVKTEQKTDANGFAYETVANDPTGLRLYTLKNGLKVYLSKNTDEPKIQTYIAVRAGSNYDPKESTGLAHYLEHMVFKGTHKIGTLDWEKEKEYLKKISDLYEQHRTEEDLEKKKAIYKEIDKVSLEASNFSIANEYDKMTSSLGATGTNAHTWFEETVYKNKIPANELDKWLSLESERFSTLVLRLFHTELEAVFEEFNRGQDNDFRKRYAAMLEGLFPKHPYGQQKTIGTAEHLKNPSLVDINNYFDKYYVPNNMAVVLVGDLDFDATIKKVNDNFGKFEKKELTHPVLPKEDAITQPVINEVFGPTSESVSIAYRSKGVNSEEEKLVTLCDMIMANGNAGLLDLNLNQKQVVQRAGCSPTFLNDYGYHNFTGNPKSGQTLEEVKDLLLEQIEKLKKGEFDEWMIEAVVNDLKLSQTRQYENNTALASAYYNAFIHHEKWENKVKFLNDLKKVTKKELVDFANKFYQNNYVVTYKRKGEDKNIVKVENPGITPVNLNRGKSSEFIQAFNKVESATLEPKFIDYKTAIKETKTANDINVSYITNQKNDLFDLNIIFDMGGDHNKKLSLAAGYLEYIGTDKYSAEEIKKEFYKLGINYYVSAQNDKTYVGLRGLKENLSKGLELLEHLWDNAKADPEAYAKYVEKIYKGRQDGKTQKGNILWGGLMNYGKYGENSRLRDIMQIDELKAINPEELVNIVKDMKNYKQRIFYYGKDVDAAVSALNTHHKLYGELKDYPEKKVYKETETGGNVFFTNYDMVQSELLFLAKGAPFDPKNLAASTLFNTYFGSGLSSIVFQEIRESKSLAYSAFASYSNASKKDDSNYVMAYVGTQANKLSQAVDAMMDLMNNMPEAEKQFNAAKEATLKKIAAQRITKSSIFWSYERLKNLGIDNDNREEMYNTIKNMTITDLKSFFDKNVKGESYNVMVIGNKKDLDVKSLQKLGKITELDVDKLFNYVDKKEVKQ; translated from the coding sequence ATGATGAAATTTAAGTTGCTATTAGTTAGCATGTTACTTGTATTTGTGTCGAGTTGTAAACAATCAACTACTACAAATAATGAAGTAAAAACAGAACAAAAAACAGATGCAAATGGTTTTGCATATGAAACTGTTGCAAATGATCCTACAGGACTTCGTTTGTACACACTAAAGAATGGTTTAAAAGTATATTTAAGTAAAAATACTGATGAGCCTAAAATTCAAACTTATATTGCAGTTCGTGCAGGATCAAATTATGATCCAAAAGAATCTACTGGTTTAGCTCACTATTTAGAGCATATGGTATTTAAAGGAACTCATAAAATAGGAACTTTAGATTGGGAAAAAGAAAAAGAATATTTGAAAAAAATTTCTGACTTATATGAGCAGCACAGAACAGAAGAAGACCTTGAAAAAAAGAAAGCTATTTATAAAGAAATTGATAAAGTTTCTTTAGAAGCATCTAATTTTTCTATCGCTAATGAATATGATAAAATGACTAGTTCATTAGGTGCAACAGGTACTAATGCACATACATGGTTTGAAGAAACTGTATATAAAAATAAAATTCCTGCAAATGAATTAGATAAGTGGTTAAGCTTAGAGTCAGAGCGTTTTAGTACGTTAGTTCTACGTTTATTTCATACAGAATTAGAAGCTGTATTTGAAGAGTTTAATAGAGGACAAGATAATGACTTTAGAAAACGTTATGCTGCAATGTTAGAAGGGTTATTTCCTAAGCACCCTTACGGACAACAAAAAACTATTGGAACAGCTGAACATTTAAAAAATCCTTCTTTAGTTGATATCAATAATTATTTTGACAAATATTATGTACCTAATAATATGGCAGTAGTGTTAGTTGGAGATCTTGATTTTGATGCTACAATTAAAAAGGTAAACGATAATTTTGGGAAATTCGAGAAAAAAGAATTAACACATCCAGTGTTACCAAAAGAGGATGCAATAACTCAACCGGTTATAAACGAGGTTTTTGGTCCAACATCAGAAAGTGTTTCTATAGCGTATCGTTCTAAAGGAGTAAATTCTGAAGAAGAGAAGTTAGTTACTTTATGTGATATGATTATGGCTAATGGAAATGCAGGTTTATTAGATTTAAACTTAAATCAAAAGCAGGTTGTTCAAAGAGCTGGTTGTTCTCCTACATTTTTAAATGATTATGGATACCATAATTTTACTGGTAATCCTAAATCAGGGCAAACTTTAGAAGAAGTTAAAGATTTATTACTTGAGCAAATCGAAAAATTGAAAAAAGGAGAGTTTGACGAGTGGATGATTGAAGCCGTTGTAAATGATTTAAAATTAAGTCAAACACGTCAATATGAAAATAATACTGCATTAGCAAGTGCATATTATAATGCATTTATTCACCATGAAAAATGGGAAAATAAAGTTAAGTTTTTAAACGACTTAAAGAAAGTAACTAAAAAAGAATTAGTAGACTTTGCTAATAAGTTCTACCAAAATAATTATGTAGTTACTTATAAAAGAAAAGGGGAAGATAAGAATATCGTAAAAGTTGAAAACCCTGGAATAACTCCTGTAAATTTAAATAGAGGTAAAAGTTCTGAGTTTATTCAAGCTTTTAATAAAGTTGAATCAGCTACTTTAGAACCTAAATTTATAGATTATAAAACTGCAATCAAGGAAACTAAAACAGCAAACGATATAAATGTTTCTTATATAACTAATCAAAAGAATGATTTATTTGATTTAAATATCATTTTTGATATGGGGGGAGATCATAATAAGAAATTAAGCTTAGCTGCTGGTTATCTAGAATACATTGGTACTGATAAGTATTCAGCTGAAGAAATTAAAAAAGAGTTTTATAAATTAGGTATTAACTATTATGTAAGTGCTCAAAATGATAAAACGTATGTAGGTTTAAGAGGATTGAAAGAGAACCTGTCAAAAGGACTTGAATTACTTGAACATTTATGGGATAATGCCAAAGCTGATCCAGAAGCATATGCTAAGTATGTAGAAAAAATTTACAAAGGACGTCAAGATGGTAAAACTCAAAAAGGGAATATTCTATGGGGTGGATTAATGAACTATGGTAAATATGGTGAAAACTCTCGTTTACGTGATATTATGCAAATAGACGAGTTAAAAGCAATCAATCCAGAAGAGTTAGTGAATATTGTAAAAGATATGAAAAACTATAAGCAACGTATTTTTTATTACGGAAAAGATGTTGATGCTGCTGTTTCTGCTTTAAATACTCACCATAAATTATATGGAGAATTAAAAGATTACCCTGAGAAAAAAGTATATAAAGAAACAGAAACAGGAGGTAATGTATTTTTTACTAACTATGATATGGTTCAAAGTGAGCTATTATTTTTAGCAAAAGGTGCTCCGTTTGATCCTAAAAACTTAGCAGCATCAACATTGTTCAACACTTATTTTGGTAGCGGATTATCATCAATTGTATTCCAAGAGATTAGAGAAAGTAAGTCTTTAGCTTATTCTGCATTCGCATCTTATAGTAATGCAAGTAAAAAAGATGATTCAAATTATGTAATGGCGTATGTAGGTACTCAAGCAAATAAATTATCACAAGCAGTTGATGCTATGATGGATTTAATGAATAATATGCCAGAAGCTGAAAAGCAATTTAATGCAGCAAAAGAAGCTACATTAAAGAAAATTGCAGCTCAAAGAATTACAAAATCTAGTATCTTTTGGTCTTATGAAAGATTAAAGAATTTAGGTATTGATAATGATAATCGTGAAGAAATGTATAACACGATTAAAAATATGACTATAACTGATTTAAAATCGTTCTTTGATAAAAATGTTAAAGGAGAATCATATAACGTAATGGTAATAGGAAATAAGAAAGATTTAGATGTTAAATCGTTACAAAAATTAGGTAAAATTACTGAGTTAGATGTAGATAAATTATTTAATTACGTAGATAAAAAAGAGGTGAAGCAATAA
- the sucD gene encoding succinate--CoA ligase subunit alpha, with the protein MSVLVNKDSKIIVQGFTGSEGTFHAGQMIDYGTNIVGGVTPGKGGQEHLGKPVFNTVDEAVQKAGADTSIIFVPPAFAADAIMESAEAGIKVIICITEGIPTADMVKVKAYIDAKEDCTLVGPNCPGVITPDEAKVGIMPGFIFKKGKVGIVSKSGTLTYEAADQVVKQGFGITTAIGIGGDPIIGTTTKEAVELLMNDEETEAIVMIGEIGGNLEAEAARWIKADGNRKPVVGFIAGQTAPAGRTMGHAGAIVGGDDDTAQAKMKILAENGVHVVESPAKIGEMVAKVLA; encoded by the coding sequence ATGAGTGTTTTAGTAAATAAGGATTCAAAAATTATAGTACAAGGATTTACTGGTAGTGAAGGAACTTTTCATGCTGGTCAAATGATAGATTATGGAACCAACATTGTTGGAGGTGTTACACCAGGTAAAGGAGGTCAAGAGCATTTAGGTAAACCAGTTTTTAATACAGTAGATGAAGCTGTACAAAAAGCAGGAGCTGATACTTCTATTATTTTTGTGCCACCAGCATTTGCTGCTGACGCTATTATGGAATCAGCTGAAGCAGGAATTAAAGTAATTATTTGTATTACTGAAGGTATTCCTACCGCTGATATGGTAAAAGTAAAAGCTTATATCGACGCTAAGGAAGATTGTACTTTGGTAGGACCTAACTGTCCTGGAGTTATTACTCCTGATGAAGCTAAAGTAGGAATTATGCCAGGGTTTATTTTCAAAAAAGGAAAAGTTGGTATTGTTTCTAAATCAGGAACATTAACATATGAAGCAGCTGATCAAGTTGTAAAACAAGGTTTTGGAATAACTACAGCTATTGGTATTGGAGGAGATCCTATTATTGGAACTACAACAAAGGAAGCTGTTGAGCTATTAATGAATGACGAAGAAACTGAAGCAATCGTAATGATTGGTGAAATAGGTGGTAACTTAGAAGCTGAAGCTGCTCGTTGGATTAAAGCTGATGGTAATAGAAAACCTGTTGTAGGTTTTATAGCAGGACAAACTGCACCAGCTGGAAGAACAATGGGACATGCAGGAGCTATTGTAGGTGGTGATGATGATACTGCTCAAGCAAAAATGAAAATATTAGCTGAAAACGGAGTTCACGTTGTTGAATCTCCAGCTAAAATAGGTGAAATGGTAGCTAAGGTTTTAGCTTAA